From Streptomyces asiaticus, one genomic window encodes:
- a CDS encoding ABC transporter permease gives MTRPMTAIHSPLGRLRWTFADGLTLVGRELGRLRQEPGQIIAALAFPVIMVVLFGYVFGSAIPVPGGGDYREYLMPGLFAMVTFTAMQGVMGRMAADTSRGVMDRFRSMPMARLAVPFGHTGADTLIGLPLLAAMAGTGLLAGWQPHRGPIPAVEGFLLIMLARYALSWAGAYLGLLARNEQTVAQLVPLFLPITMTSNAFVPTDGMPRWLRFLADWNPVSALTAAARDLFGNPGTATSGHTAWPLAHPVAAVLLWSAALLVVFVPLTLRAYIRTGR, from the coding sequence ATGACCCGTCCGATGACCGCCATCCACTCGCCCCTGGGCCGCCTGCGCTGGACGTTCGCCGATGGGCTGACCCTGGTCGGCCGCGAGTTGGGACGGTTGCGGCAGGAGCCCGGGCAGATCATCGCCGCGCTGGCCTTCCCGGTCATCATGGTGGTGCTGTTCGGGTACGTCTTCGGCAGCGCGATCCCAGTGCCGGGCGGCGGCGACTACCGCGAGTACCTCATGCCCGGGCTGTTCGCGATGGTGACCTTCACCGCGATGCAGGGAGTCATGGGGCGGATGGCCGCCGACACCTCCCGCGGCGTGATGGACCGGTTCCGGTCCATGCCGATGGCACGGTTGGCGGTGCCGTTCGGGCACACCGGCGCCGACACCCTGATCGGCCTGCCGCTGCTCGCCGCCATGGCGGGGACGGGCCTGCTGGCGGGCTGGCAGCCGCATCGCGGCCCCATCCCCGCCGTCGAGGGGTTCCTGCTGATAATGCTGGCGCGGTACGCGCTGAGCTGGGCGGGCGCCTATCTGGGCCTGCTGGCGAGGAACGAACAGACCGTCGCCCAATTGGTGCCGCTGTTCCTGCCGATCACGATGACGTCCAACGCGTTCGTCCCAACCGACGGCATGCCGCGGTGGCTGCGGTTCCTGGCCGACTGGAACCCGGTGAGCGCGCTCACCGCCGCCGCCCGGGATCTGTTCGGCAATCCCGGGACGGCGACGTCCGGACACACGGCCTGGCCGCTCGCCCATCCGGTGGCCGCGGTCCTGCTCTGGTCGGCCGCGCTGCTGGTGGTGTTCGTCCCGCTCACACTGCGCGCCTACATCCGCACGGGACGGTGA
- a CDS encoding DUF6879 family protein, with protein MFESFLSGASERFMRPEYHEDFRRVYESGIRSLNKLERGQNFKERGFPSWEAFAAGEWAKALSLIEEERDVYAQQFRKASELNVTERRLRVVEFPVTPYVQWELFVLRLRVELGDNIKIADARKIADAEKDRPVPGVVILGEAAMYEVVYDEDGNAAGANRFTEPTLILKHWQTSRLSMIAPSHSSTSSTGKLPHCRPRSLISDHDLYVIAIPVRAPALAYDQPPGDGQPHPRLGGALQLVEYQVQTEPADRCDL; from the coding sequence GTGTTTGAATCGTTCCTAAGTGGCGCCTCTGAGCGCTTTATGCGTCCGGAATATCACGAAGATTTTCGTCGCGTTTACGAGAGTGGTATCCGCTCTCTGAACAAGTTGGAGCGCGGCCAGAACTTCAAGGAACGAGGTTTTCCCAGTTGGGAAGCTTTCGCTGCCGGAGAGTGGGCTAAAGCGCTGTCCCTTATCGAAGAGGAGCGCGATGTTTACGCCCAGCAATTCCGGAAAGCCTCCGAGCTCAATGTGACGGAACGCCGCCTTCGCGTTGTCGAGTTTCCTGTTACGCCCTACGTGCAGTGGGAACTGTTTGTGCTCCGCTTGCGCGTCGAATTGGGCGATAACATCAAGATTGCTGACGCCCGTAAAATCGCAGACGCGGAAAAGGATCGCCCCGTCCCCGGAGTGGTGATTCTTGGCGAAGCGGCCATGTACGAAGTTGTTTACGACGAGGATGGCAATGCGGCAGGGGCCAATCGATTTACGGAACCCACGCTGATTCTGAAACATTGGCAGACTTCGAGGCTCTCTATGATCGCGCCGAGCCATTCTTCGACTTCTTCGACCGGGAAATTGCCCCACTGCCGCCCCCGGTCATTGATCAGTGACCACGACCTGTACGTCATCGCGATCCCGGTGAGGGCCCCAGCTCTCGCATACGACCAGCCCCCTGGGGATGGTCAGCCGCACCCCCGGCTCGGGGGTGCGCTCCAGCTGGTCGAGTATCAGGTTCAGACAGAGCCTGCCGACCGATGCGACCTGTGA
- a CDS encoding TetR/AcrR family transcriptional regulator C-terminal domain-containing protein, with protein sequence MVGLVQILRGEQHRGAFRHQLAHAVPDLAAAARVKAIADAEGLEAATMRGIAAEIGMGAMSLYRYVPSRDDLIELVADHLMGEIDITGIPSGDWRADLTRYANGLRAMWLRHPWVATVHRSLPGFGPHQVLLIERVMGALDAHVSIDENLRLMAMLNSYIEGAVREEISTAEEVRRSGLSESEWMARSSRRINQLVSSGKYPIFTKIVTESHQPHLSRDDQFRNGLEHILGYIAMSLLPTPESPHPPRARGPTCPGPGVTKPSPRRSTTRLRVTKQPPRASVGRPGVTKLRRILPPPAVALCAAVPSPQPSPAGPANTAHGHAGSALTAPGHELRRRRPVRLAR encoded by the coding sequence ATGGTCGGCCTCGTCCAGATACTGCGTGGTGAGCAGCACCGTGGTGCCTTCCGCCACCAACTCGCGCACGCTGTCCCAGATCTCGCCGCGGCCGCGCGGGTCAAGGCGATCGCCGACGCCGAAGGGCTGGAGGCCGCCACCATGCGGGGGATCGCCGCCGAGATCGGCATGGGTGCGATGTCGCTCTACCGATACGTCCCGAGCCGCGACGACCTCATCGAACTCGTGGCCGACCACCTGATGGGCGAGATCGACATCACGGGCATACCCTCCGGCGACTGGCGCGCGGATCTGACGCGCTACGCCAACGGGCTGCGGGCGATGTGGCTGCGGCACCCGTGGGTCGCCACTGTGCACCGGTCACTCCCCGGCTTCGGTCCCCACCAGGTGCTGCTGATCGAACGGGTGATGGGCGCCCTCGACGCCCACGTCTCCATAGACGAGAACCTCCGCCTCATGGCCATGCTGAACAGCTACATCGAGGGCGCCGTCCGCGAGGAGATCAGTACGGCCGAGGAAGTCCGCCGCAGCGGGCTCAGCGAATCGGAGTGGATGGCGCGAAGCTCCCGACGTATCAATCAGCTGGTGAGCAGCGGGAAGTACCCGATCTTTACCAAGATCGTGACGGAGTCACACCAGCCGCACCTGAGCCGCGACGACCAGTTCCGGAACGGGCTGGAGCACATCCTCGGTTACATCGCCATGAGCCTTCTGCCAACGCCCGAGTCTCCGCACCCCCCCCGGGCACGCGGTCCGACCTGCCCGGGACCCGGCGTGACGAAACCTTCGCCGCGACGATCGACGACACGCCTCCGTGTGACGAAACAGCCGCCACGAGCATCGGTGGGACGCCCGGGTGTGACGAAACTTCGCAGGATCTTGCCTCCACCCGCAGTTGCACTGTGTGCGGCCGTCCCCTCCCCACAACCGTCACCGGCCGGCCCCGCAAATACTGCTCACGGGCATGCCGGCAGCGCGCTTACCGCGCCCGGACATGAACTACGGCGGCGTCGCCCGGTTCGACTGGCGCGCTGA
- a CDS encoding sensor histidine kinase, translating to MVKARNDQDGPAAPLWVRRPEVLHRAAYSVAALVFTGQIVAAILRGSDWPTALSVFLAGGGVALSWWKPWAGLVVTSAASFAVTAVGHDPLSVWMMAVLVLFSVTLRGKQPLAGTGIVAAFFLGAFMTLGGFRGGAVVGAAALFSAIAGGATGAALRIHRDHWWILEERAETAIATREIEAVRRVTEERLRIARDLHDVIGHQVAMLSLHLGAAEIGLPEGAESSRQALVSARSSARTVVVETQRILALLRLEDDTSGDEALRPTPSLSGLEGLIASFESIGLDIQPSIDIPAGFVEPSVGVTVYRVVQEALTNAYRHGEGTATVDVRERDGRICVTVENRVGHSPRGSHAGSGLGLVGMRERVESSSGRLTIDNDDGRFRVHAEFSPLGAVVS from the coding sequence ATGGTCAAGGCGCGGAACGATCAAGACGGGCCCGCGGCACCCCTGTGGGTCCGCCGCCCCGAGGTGCTGCACCGAGCCGCCTATTCCGTGGCCGCGCTGGTGTTCACCGGTCAGATCGTGGCAGCGATATTGAGGGGGTCGGATTGGCCGACGGCCCTCTCGGTATTCCTCGCCGGTGGCGGTGTCGCCCTCTCGTGGTGGAAGCCGTGGGCAGGGCTGGTCGTGACGAGCGCGGCGTCCTTCGCCGTCACAGCGGTGGGGCACGACCCCCTGTCGGTGTGGATGATGGCGGTGCTCGTGCTGTTCTCGGTCACCCTCAGGGGCAAGCAGCCGCTGGCCGGAACCGGCATCGTGGCGGCGTTCTTCCTGGGGGCGTTCATGACGTTGGGAGGATTCCGCGGCGGCGCGGTCGTGGGGGCCGCCGCCCTCTTCTCGGCCATAGCGGGAGGTGCGACAGGGGCCGCGCTCCGCATCCATCGGGACCACTGGTGGATCCTGGAGGAACGGGCCGAAACCGCCATCGCCACCCGCGAGATCGAAGCCGTCCGACGAGTGACCGAGGAACGGCTCCGCATCGCCCGGGACCTGCATGACGTCATCGGCCATCAGGTCGCGATGCTGAGCCTGCATCTCGGTGCCGCGGAAATAGGGCTGCCCGAGGGCGCCGAATCCTCCCGGCAGGCCCTCGTCTCGGCCAGGTCCAGCGCCCGCACCGTCGTCGTGGAAACGCAGCGGATCCTCGCGCTCCTCCGCCTCGAAGACGACACGTCCGGCGACGAGGCGCTCCGGCCGACCCCGTCGCTCAGCGGCCTGGAAGGACTGATCGCCTCTTTCGAGAGCATCGGCCTCGACATCCAGCCCTCCATCGACATCCCCGCCGGTTTCGTGGAGCCCAGTGTCGGCGTGACGGTCTACCGGGTTGTTCAAGAAGCACTCACGAATGCCTACCGGCATGGAGAGGGGACGGCGACGGTGGATGTGCGCGAGCGCGACGGCAGGATCTGCGTCACCGTGGAGAACCGCGTCGGTCATTCACCCCGTGGCTCCCACGCGGGCAGTGGACTCGGACTCGTGGGGATGCGCGAACGCGTCGAGTCCTCCAGCGGGCGGCTGACGATCGACAATGACGACGGACGATTCCGGGTCCATGCGGAGTTCAGCCCCCTGGGAGCCGTCGTCTCATGA
- a CDS encoding SAM-dependent methyltransferase — MDRQRRSHLAHADHPIAAPIADESVARLLDRAVADEADRALDLGCGGGEWLRRLLVRYPWMRAEGVDIHTAALEQAREGAEESEVADRLVLHEMDAAVFASAHRFDVVLSVGAAHAFGGLLPTLAAARELLAPDGHVLVGDGFWEREPDAAALSALGATWDDYADLATTVDRVVADGWTPVYGHVSTAGEWDDYEWSWTGSLSRWALDHREEPDALDAYKAAAEHRSQWLSGYRGTLGFVTLVLRRSP; from the coding sequence ATGGACCGTCAACGGAGATCCCATCTCGCGCACGCCGACCATCCGATCGCCGCCCCGATCGCCGACGAGTCGGTGGCCCGGCTGCTCGACCGGGCGGTGGCGGACGAGGCCGACCGCGCCCTCGACCTCGGCTGCGGAGGCGGCGAATGGTTGCGGCGGCTGCTGGTCCGCTATCCGTGGATGCGCGCCGAGGGGGTGGACATCCACACCGCGGCCCTGGAGCAGGCACGCGAGGGCGCGGAGGAATCCGAGGTCGCGGACCGGCTGGTGCTCCATGAGATGGACGCCGCGGTCTTCGCCTCGGCGCACCGCTTCGACGTGGTGCTGAGCGTCGGCGCCGCGCACGCCTTCGGCGGCCTGCTGCCCACCCTCGCGGCGGCGCGCGAACTCCTCGCCCCGGACGGCCATGTCCTCGTGGGCGACGGCTTCTGGGAGCGCGAACCCGACGCCGCCGCGCTCTCCGCGCTGGGCGCCACATGGGACGACTACGCGGACCTCGCGACGACCGTGGACCGTGTCGTCGCGGACGGCTGGACGCCGGTCTACGGCCATGTCAGCACGGCCGGGGAGTGGGACGACTACGAGTGGTCCTGGACCGGCTCCCTCTCCCGCTGGGCCCTGGACCACCGCGAGGAACCCGACGCCCTGGACGCGTACAAGGCCGCCGCCGAGCACCGCTCCCAGTGGCTGAGCGGCTACCGCGGCACGCTGGGCTTCGTCACGCTCGTGCTGCGACGGAGTCCCTGA
- a CDS encoding tetratricopeptide repeat protein, producing MVLATRSRAGRALFRLGKYTEAELLLRNVRAMQIRIFGDRDPDTLDSSHGLQLVLANLGMREDALALLKSVAAGRKAVLGAAHPLTLRSRASLLTMLSADELTQNGGELLSLPSDCIRHLGPEHTVTLNARHNHAWALYVLGQFEEADEAIQQVCQAYRDRFGPDYPIALAAQQLHAPARSLIDAATVLGVAVNSAAHRTVSCWYRPAVIFNALAQFKITVFMVPSVDSVLRDRLRVIDRISRLCGKRVVMPGGHSSFHLRVRATRCT from the coding sequence CTGGTACTAGCAACGCGCTCGAGGGCTGGGCGTGCACTCTTTCGGCTGGGTAAGTACACCGAGGCTGAACTGCTACTTCGCAATGTGCGCGCCATGCAGATACGCATTTTTGGGGATAGGGACCCCGACACCCTGGATTCAAGCCATGGGCTCCAACTCGTCCTTGCGAACCTTGGTATGCGTGAGGACGCCCTAGCTCTTCTGAAGTCGGTAGCAGCAGGACGTAAAGCAGTGCTTGGAGCGGCACACCCATTGACTTTACGTTCCCGCGCCAGTCTGCTGACAATGCTGTCAGCAGACGAGTTGACCCAAAATGGCGGCGAACTGCTTTCATTGCCGTCGGACTGTATTCGCCACCTCGGACCTGAGCATACTGTCACTCTGAATGCTCGGCATAATCACGCTTGGGCGCTGTACGTTCTAGGTCAGTTCGAGGAAGCCGATGAGGCGATCCAACAAGTTTGCCAGGCTTACCGAGATCGCTTTGGTCCTGACTACCCAATCGCGCTCGCGGCTCAGCAGCTTCATGCTCCCGCCCGTAGCCTGATAGACGCGGCCACTGTCCTCGGCGTGGCCGTCAATAGCGCCGCTCACAGAACTGTATCGTGCTGGTATCGTCCAGCTGTAATATTCAATGCACTGGCGCAATTTAAGATCACGGTTTTCATGGTTCCCTCTGTAGATTCCGTCCTGCGGGATCGACTTCGCGTCATAGATCGGATAAGCCGACTATGTGGTAAACGCGTGGTGATGCCTGGCGGTCACTCATCGTTTCACCTTCGAGTTCGTGCAACAAGGTGCACCTGA
- a CDS encoding MFS transporter produces the protein MDSSEQPTSTPSPPPPQQLFSRAAVAASCGGFVLIGALQALYGPSIPALRDTYGLSPSAAGMGLSAHFIGAVAGVLVFDRLFGRIGNRRLLGWSYLLMAGGAAGFAFAPAWPVALGLALLAGLGFGGIDYGLNQLFAVGFGRRSAAMLNILNAHFGIGAVLGPALIGLVGSAHYPAVFLGFAALTLPLLLCLAGVRDEAPPRGGDTGAGEDAAADTGVRRRVRARSLATVLGAFVVLYVLHVAIESGVGGWEPTHLEAIGYGATAAASATSAFWLMMTVGRFLVAPLALRWSAQAIIAVSCAGMTGCLLLAAIPAAAPYAYAGAGLFIAPIFPTGLPWLLRAAPRAHRAGALVMAASMIGGVAAPPALGKAIELAGVRAVPLILCAISAVCLITTGWLIRAASPSVLPTSSPVLPRSSPVPPTSSPVRPTSSPAPPTSPELPTPPELPTPPDEPAPAAERTS, from the coding sequence GTGGACTCCTCGGAGCAACCAACGAGCACCCCCTCACCACCCCCTCCCCAACAACTCTTCAGCCGCGCCGCCGTGGCCGCCTCCTGCGGCGGCTTCGTGCTCATCGGCGCGCTCCAGGCGCTCTACGGGCCGTCGATCCCCGCCCTGCGCGACACCTACGGGCTGTCGCCGTCGGCGGCCGGGATGGGGTTGAGCGCGCATTTCATCGGCGCGGTGGCGGGGGTTCTCGTCTTTGACCGGCTCTTCGGCCGGATCGGCAACCGTCGGCTGCTGGGCTGGTCCTACCTGCTCATGGCGGGTGGCGCGGCCGGGTTCGCGTTCGCGCCCGCCTGGCCGGTCGCCTTGGGGCTTGCGCTCCTCGCGGGGCTGGGCTTCGGCGGGATCGACTACGGGCTGAACCAGCTGTTCGCCGTCGGCTTCGGGCGCCGTAGCGCCGCCATGCTCAACATCCTGAACGCCCACTTCGGCATCGGCGCCGTCCTCGGCCCGGCCCTCATCGGCCTGGTCGGGTCCGCCCACTACCCCGCCGTCTTCCTCGGCTTCGCCGCGCTCACGCTGCCGCTGCTGCTCTGCCTGGCCGGGGTGCGCGACGAGGCCCCGCCGCGCGGTGGCGACACCGGCGCAGGCGAAGACGCGGCCGCGGACACCGGCGTGCGGCGCCGCGTGCGCGCCCGCAGCCTCGCCACCGTCCTGGGCGCCTTCGTCGTCCTCTACGTCCTCCACGTCGCCATCGAGTCCGGCGTCGGCGGCTGGGAGCCGACCCACCTGGAGGCCATCGGTTACGGGGCGACCGCCGCCGCCTCCGCGACCTCCGCCTTCTGGCTGATGATGACGGTCGGCCGCTTCCTCGTCGCCCCGCTCGCCCTGCGCTGGTCCGCCCAGGCGATCATCGCGGTGAGCTGCGCGGGGATGACGGGGTGTCTGCTGCTGGCCGCGATCCCCGCCGCGGCCCCGTACGCCTACGCGGGCGCCGGGCTGTTCATCGCGCCGATCTTCCCCACCGGGCTGCCCTGGCTGCTCCGGGCGGCGCCGCGCGCCCACCGGGCCGGGGCGCTGGTCATGGCGGCCTCGATGATCGGCGGGGTGGCCGCACCGCCCGCGCTCGGCAAGGCGATCGAACTCGCGGGCGTCCGCGCCGTACCGCTCATCCTCTGCGCCATCTCCGCGGTGTGCCTGATCACCACCGGATGGCTGATCCGCGCCGCGTCCCCGTCCGTACTCCCTACGTCATCACCCGTGCTGCCCAGGTCATCACCCGTACCTCCTACGTCATCACCCGTACGCCCCACGTCATCACCCGCGCCCCCTACGTCACCCGAACTCCCCACGCCACCCGAACTCCCCACGCCGCCCGACGAGCCCGCCCCCGCCGCCGAAAGGACCTCCTGA
- a CDS encoding LacI family DNA-binding transcriptional regulator, whose protein sequence is MGEPEDEAGGPQRVRRRRATAGGGAVMADVARRAGVSGQTVSRVLNDHPRVRPETRERVREAMRELGYRPTASARTLASGRSRTLGVISFDAARFGPAATLAGINEAAQEAGYLVSTIALTAADQAAVRGAVDRLLGQGADGIIAIAPQRSVGEALVEADHGRPMVTLDKSFGARFPVVAGDSASGARQATEHLLRLGHRTVRHIAGPVGWIAAEARVDGWRAALKDAGAAAHEPLFGDWSADSGYDLGRRIAHDPDATAVFVSNDQMAVGVLRALHEAGRRVPEDVGVIGYDDIPEAAHLLPPLTTVRTDFAEIGRRCLSLMLDQLERTPEPGARVTIPTELVLRVSCGHLFRGAARQAHG, encoded by the coding sequence ATGGGCGAGCCGGAGGACGAGGCGGGCGGACCCCAGCGCGTCCGGCGGCGCCGGGCCACGGCGGGCGGCGGGGCCGTGATGGCCGACGTCGCCCGCCGCGCCGGGGTCTCCGGCCAGACCGTCTCCCGCGTCCTCAACGACCACCCCCGGGTCCGCCCCGAGACCCGTGAGCGGGTCCGGGAAGCCATGCGGGAGCTCGGCTACCGCCCCACCGCCAGCGCCCGCACCCTGGCCAGCGGCCGCAGCCGGACGCTCGGCGTGATCTCCTTCGACGCGGCCCGCTTCGGCCCGGCCGCCACGCTGGCGGGCATCAACGAGGCCGCGCAGGAGGCCGGTTACCTGGTCAGCACGATCGCGCTCACCGCCGCCGACCAGGCGGCGGTACGGGGCGCGGTCGACCGGCTGCTCGGCCAGGGCGCGGACGGCATCATCGCGATCGCCCCGCAGCGCTCGGTGGGCGAGGCCCTGGTCGAGGCCGACCACGGCAGGCCCATGGTCACACTGGACAAGAGCTTCGGCGCCCGCTTCCCCGTCGTCGCGGGCGACTCCGCGTCCGGCGCCCGCCAGGCCACGGAACACCTGCTGCGCCTCGGCCACCGCACGGTCCGCCATATCGCGGGCCCGGTGGGCTGGATCGCCGCCGAGGCCCGGGTGGACGGCTGGCGGGCCGCCCTGAAGGACGCGGGCGCGGCGGCGCACGAGCCGCTCTTCGGCGACTGGAGCGCGGACTCGGGCTACGACCTGGGCCGCCGCATCGCCCACGACCCGGACGCCACGGCGGTGTTCGTCTCCAACGACCAGATGGCGGTGGGCGTCCTCCGCGCCCTCCACGAGGCGGGCCGCCGGGTCCCCGAGGACGTCGGCGTGATCGGCTACGACGACATCCCCGAGGCGGCGCATCTGCTCCCGCCGCTCACCACGGTCCGTACGGACTTCGCGGAGATCGGCCGCCGCTGTCTGAGCCTGATGCTGGACCAGCTGGAACGCACCCCCGAGCCGGGGGCGCGCGTGACCATCCCCACCGAGCTGGTCCTCCGCGTGAGCTGTGGCCATCTGTTTCGGGGTGCTGCCCGGCAGGCTCACGGGTAG
- a CDS encoding glycoside hydrolase family 35 protein: MSAAPPALTLSDDGFLLHGEPFRILSGALHYFRTHPDQWADRLRKARLLGLNTVETYVPWNLHQPAPGTLDLDGLLDLPRFLELAHAEGLRVLLRPGPYICAEWEGGGLPSWLTAQPGLRPRSRDPRFTAAVDAYLDLLLPPLAPHMAARGGPVIAVQVENEYGAYGDDTAYLAYLADALRTRGVEELLFTCDQADKAKLAAGSLPGVLTTGTFGGRAEESLEVLRAHQESGPLMCAEFWIGWFDHWGEPHHIRAADDAATDLDTLLSAGASVNIYMFHGGTNFGFTAGANHDHAYTPAVTSYDYDAVLTECGDPGPKYAAFRDVIARHAAVPDEPVPEPSPKLPPTDVTLTDSANALVCAEFLSPGEQFTDPPTMERLGQAYGFVLYGTELPALGDRVLRFTGGVGDRAQVFVNGAPAGVLERERHEDTLHVRSPEYGARLDVLVENMGRANYGPRIGDPKGITGPVTLDGEPLENWTCHPLPLDRLPELPFRGTDTPVAGPSFHRGTFTVDTPADAFLALPGWTKGVAWINGFNLGRYWSRGPQRRLYVPAPVLRPGANELVLLELHAASTRTVRLTDEPDLGWTDET; this comes from the coding sequence ATGTCCGCCGCCCCGCCCGCCCTGACGCTCTCCGACGACGGTTTTCTGCTGCACGGCGAGCCCTTCCGCATCCTCTCCGGCGCCCTCCACTACTTCCGCACCCACCCCGACCAGTGGGCCGACCGGCTGCGCAAAGCGCGGCTGCTGGGGCTCAACACCGTGGAGACCTACGTCCCGTGGAACCTCCACCAGCCCGCCCCCGGCACCCTGGACCTCGACGGCCTGCTGGACCTGCCCCGCTTCCTCGAGCTGGCGCACGCCGAGGGGCTGCGCGTACTGCTGCGCCCCGGGCCGTACATCTGCGCCGAGTGGGAGGGCGGCGGGCTGCCGTCCTGGCTGACCGCCCAGCCGGGCCTGCGCCCGCGCAGCCGTGACCCCCGCTTCACCGCCGCCGTGGACGCGTACCTCGATCTGCTGCTGCCGCCCCTCGCTCCCCATATGGCGGCGCGCGGCGGCCCGGTGATCGCCGTACAGGTGGAGAACGAGTACGGGGCGTACGGCGACGACACCGCCTATCTCGCGTACCTGGCCGACGCGCTGCGCACCCGTGGCGTCGAGGAGCTGCTGTTCACCTGCGATCAGGCCGACAAGGCGAAGCTGGCGGCCGGGAGCCTGCCCGGAGTGCTCACCACCGGCACCTTCGGCGGCCGGGCCGAGGAGTCGCTGGAGGTGCTGCGCGCCCACCAGGAGAGCGGGCCGCTGATGTGCGCGGAGTTCTGGATCGGCTGGTTCGACCACTGGGGCGAGCCGCACCACATACGGGCGGCCGACGACGCGGCCACGGACCTGGACACGCTGCTGTCGGCGGGCGCGTCGGTGAACATCTACATGTTCCACGGCGGCACCAACTTCGGCTTCACGGCCGGCGCCAACCACGACCACGCCTACACCCCCGCCGTCACCTCCTACGACTACGACGCGGTGCTCACCGAATGCGGCGACCCGGGCCCCAAGTACGCCGCGTTCCGCGATGTCATCGCCCGCCACGCCGCCGTCCCCGACGAGCCCGTCCCGGAGCCCTCGCCCAAGCTGCCGCCGACCGACGTCACGCTGACCGACTCGGCGAACGCCCTGGTCTGCGCCGAATTCCTGTCCCCCGGCGAGCAGTTCACCGACCCGCCCACCATGGAGCGGCTGGGCCAGGCGTACGGCTTCGTCCTCTACGGCACCGAGCTGCCCGCGCTCGGCGACCGCGTCCTGCGCTTCACCGGCGGGGTGGGCGACCGGGCGCAGGTCTTCGTCAACGGTGCCCCGGCGGGCGTCCTGGAGCGCGAGCGCCACGAGGACACGCTGCATGTGCGGAGCCCGGAGTACGGGGCCCGGCTGGACGTCCTGGTCGAGAACATGGGCCGGGCGAACTACGGCCCGCGCATCGGCGACCCCAAGGGCATCACCGGCCCGGTCACCCTCGACGGCGAGCCCCTGGAGAACTGGACCTGCCATCCGCTCCCCCTGGACCGCCTCCCCGAACTGCCCTTCCGTGGCACGGACACCCCCGTCGCCGGTCCGTCCTTCCACCGTGGCACCTTTACGGTGGACACCCCCGCCGACGCGTTCCTCGCCCTGCCCGGCTGGACCAAGGGCGTGGCCTGGATCAACGGCTTCAACCTCGGCCGCTACTGGTCGCGCGGCCCGCAGCGCCGCCTCTACGTGCCCGCGCCGGTGCTGCGGCCGGGGGCGAACGAGCTGGTCCTGCTGGAGTTGCACGCGGCGTCCACGCGCACCGTACGGCTGACGGACGAGCCGGACCTGGGCTGGACGGACGAGACCTGA
- a CDS encoding response regulator transcription factor: protein MTQILIVDDQDDMRAGIRTMLMPDPGLVVAGDLSDGLQVLPFLRDHPVDLVLMDIRMPGIDGVEATRRIRKEHPPEKLRVIVLTTFDQDDIVLAALRAGANGFLSKTVSPAELVAGINEVVAGGGALSAAATAALIGHMADSPPPVIDRELLRRFDALTPRERDVVVLVASGLGNDEIAAQMSVSPFTVKTHAVRAMTKVGARDRAQLVSFTFRAGLYP, encoded by the coding sequence ATGACGCAGATTCTGATCGTCGACGACCAGGACGACATGAGGGCCGGCATCCGGACGATGCTTATGCCCGACCCGGGTCTCGTTGTCGCGGGTGATCTCTCCGATGGGCTCCAGGTCCTCCCCTTCCTCCGGGACCACCCCGTCGATCTGGTCTTGATGGACATCCGGATGCCCGGTATCGACGGTGTCGAAGCCACTCGCCGGATCCGCAAGGAGCACCCACCCGAAAAGCTGCGGGTAATTGTGCTGACCACTTTTGACCAGGACGACATCGTTCTCGCCGCCCTGCGCGCGGGCGCCAACGGCTTTCTGAGCAAGACCGTGAGCCCTGCTGAACTCGTCGCCGGAATCAATGAGGTCGTTGCCGGTGGCGGTGCGCTGTCGGCCGCCGCGACGGCCGCGCTCATCGGCCATATGGCCGACAGTCCGCCCCCGGTGATCGACCGGGAGCTGCTGCGCCGCTTCGACGCTCTGACACCCAGGGAACGGGACGTGGTCGTTCTCGTCGCGAGCGGTCTCGGCAACGACGAGATCGCGGCCCAGATGTCCGTGTCGCCGTTCACCGTGAAGACGCATGCGGTGCGGGCCATGACGAAGGTCGGCGCACGAGATCGGGCGCAACTCGTCTCGTTCACCTTCCGGGCCGGCCTCTACCCGTGA